In one window of Nerophis ophidion isolate RoL-2023_Sa linkage group LG05, RoL_Noph_v1.0, whole genome shotgun sequence DNA:
- the clcf1 gene encoding uncharacterized protein clcf1, with translation MTFCKAADHQSHRVFLLVVAMATAVRSSPGPAGERSSIERTYELTKYLEYQLKEIKDVYLTYLGAPFNERDFSPPRPNSSALSLPSAATRLELWHGLENQARLAQNQKAYSVLLAAVRELARSTLCPSLRTSLLHFCIGLDGLLGSISALMTTLLNPADQYPQSGLEGDHPAPLVSRSSYRSRTRTRTRTERRREVQGEDAKRRKAAAAAGRSGGSGEKRRRGRRDEPETLMAEEEAGGGRRRLLSISEDEEGGYTYNLDTLREEDGGGVLSHLHHRPPRSLLFTPTLQPPPFALALLHREDRALPPSTPSSPVSSSTSVLLAVRPAMNDFARKVEGFWVLRELQSWLWRSAKDFNRLKRRIRG, from the exons CCGCGGACCATCAAAGCCACCGCGTCTTCCTGTTGGTTGTTGCCATGGCGACGGCTGTGCGTTCGTCCCCGGGCCCGGCCGGCGAAAGGAGCTCCATCGAGCGCACGTACGAGCTGACCAAGTACCTGGAGTACCAGCTGAAGGAGATCAAAGACGTCTAC TTGACGTATCTGGGCGCCCCGTTCAACGAGAGAGACTTCTCCCCTCCCAGACCCAACAGCAGCGCTCTCTCCCTGCCCAGCGCCGCCACCCGCCTGGAACTGTGGCACGGCCTGGAGAACCAAGCCCGGCTGGCCCAGAACCAGAAGGCCTACTCGGTCCTGCTGGCGGCGGTGCGGGAGCTGGCTCGCTCCAccctctgcccctccctcaggaCCTCCCTGCTGCACTTCTGCATCGGCCTGGACGGCCTTCTGGGCTCTATATCGGCGCTGATGACCACCCTATTGAACCCCGCCGACCAGTACCCTCAGAGCGGGTTGGAGGGGGACCACCCGGCTCCGCTGGTCAGCAGGAGCTCGTACAGatccaggaccaggaccaggaccaggacggAAAGACGGAGGGAGGTCCAGGGGGAGGATGCGAAGAGAAGGAAGGCGGCCGCAGCTGCTGGAAGGAGCGGCGGGTCCGGGGAGAAGAGGAGGAGAGGGAGGCGGGATGAACCGGAGACCTTGATGGCGGAAGAGGAAGCCGGAGGCGGGAGGCGGCGCTTGCTGAGCATCAGCGAGGATGAAGAAGGAGGCTACACTTACAACCTGGACACGCTCAGAGAGGAGGACGGCGGGGGCGTTTTGTCCCACCTTCATCACCGACCTCCTCGCTCCCTCCTTTTCACGCCCACACTGCAGCCGCCGCCGTTCGCCCTCGCCCTCCTCCACCGGGAGGACCGCGCCCTGCCGCCGTCCACGCCCTCCTCGCCGGTCTCCTCCTCCACCTCCGTGCTCCTCGCCGTGCGGCCCGCCATGAACGACTTTGCCCGCAAGGTGGAGGGCTTCTGGGTGCTGCGCGAGCTGCAGAGCTGGCTGTGGAGGTCGGCCAAGGACTTCAACCGCCTGAAGAGGAGGATCCGAGGCTGA